In Nicotiana tabacum cultivar K326 chromosome 10, ASM71507v2, whole genome shotgun sequence, the DNA window CTATCCCAaatcccaatttatgtgatgttCGAGAGTCAAAGCCTCTTAATTTAGATCGCGAATTCGGACATAGAGTTTAAGTTTTTTACATAATTTACATATTTGAAAACTACATAAAAAGTATGATAAGTCACAATAATAAGCAATTCAAGAGCAATTGCATTTGTTCAAGGGATTATAGACAACATGATTTAGAACTGTAAGCTGGAGATGGTGATGAACACACAGCTTTTGAATTTAAGCAATTTGAGAGCAACTGAATTTTATATGTCTGTCTTCATTGCTTTTTCTATTTGTAGTTCAGTCTTCACTCTTGATTCTACTAGCCGTTGCTgatctttaatttttttctttcaaatcttCAGTTCCTTAGAACTCTTTCAGCGTCTTCTTACTATATGACAGTATACCTCGTAGCATATCATTTCATAACATAGGATTTGAATTTAATCATATTTCTAGCACTTTCAGTTCAATCCTGTAAAGTTGAATACACAGAATTACCATGCTTTTAAGTTTGATTAAAATTTAATTCTCAAGTTTTCTTATCATTGAAACTATACATGAGTAGTGAACCCTTGGCCAAACATGTCCGACACGGGTTAAGAGAATAAACGATTATCCCTTAGGTCAAGTTTCTCAATAATCACCTCATGAGCTGGTTTTTTGGGGTTGAGTTGCGTCAACATTCAATTTTCTTTACAATTCTTTTGTAGTTTTCAAGTAAACTTTTTCATGGGTTGAGAGGATGAGCAAATATCTCCGCATATGCTCTTGGAAATCTTCACCTCACGAGCTAGTTTTTGGTTGGAGTTAGGCTCAAGGTCCATTTTATTTACATATTTTGGTAATTTTCAAGTATACTTTTTAATGATAGCGCATTGCAACAACAGGAGGTGCAAGCGGCATTGGTTTGGAGACAGCAAGAGTTTTAGCTTTGAGAAATGTCCATGTTATTATTGCAGCAAGAAATATGGAGGCTGCAAATGAAGCAAAACAGCGTATTCTCAAGGACAATAATGCTGCTCGTGTCGATATTGAGAAACTTGACCTGAGCTCAATTAGATCAGTGAAGGCATTCGCTGATAAATTCAAAGCACTTAACCTTCCTCTCAATATCTTAATGTAATTGCTCTCTTTCTCGAGTATACCTTTTGATTGAGTTTTATTAGAACAATATGTTTACCTAATGACTTTGCAAATTAGAAACAATGCAGGTATCATGTTCTGTCCATTTCAACTTTCAGAAGATGGCATAGAGATGCAATTCGCCACAAATCATATAGGTATATATTGCAATGTGTAACTTGAAATACATATTTTGGCTGAATTATTTACCTTATCATTTAATACACATTTTGGAAAAATCTACTCTCTCGACACTGCTGATTTATAGTTCGCAAATCTCTATTTGTTGGTTTTCAGGTCATTTCTACTTGACTAACCTTCTTATAGACAAAATGAAGGAAACATCAAAAGCTACTGGTATTCAGGGTAGGATTGTGAACCTGTCATCACTACTTCATCAGTACCCATATGAAGAAGGAATACAATTTAACAAAATCAGTGACAAGAGCAGGTATACTACATTACCCTGTCAACATTTTGTCCAGTTCAGGACAGTGAactaaaaaaaattgctttagttTTCATCCAACCGTTGTTGCTTGAACCAGTTATCAAGAAAGACTAGCATATGGGCAATCCAAATTAGCCAACCTATTGCATTCCAATGAACTTTCTCGTCGTTTGCAGGTAactcaataaacttcttgattACTGAAAGCTGTCAGTATGAGGAGCAATTGATATAATATCAAAACTAGATCTCTCTCTTAGCATAGGAAAATCCAAGTATTTAGAGTCAACGGGTTCAAAATGGAGGTGATCTATTATATATTTgcattttaaaaatctttttacaTATGTATTAGTGATTTGAACTAAAAGTTGTGGGGTTGAGTTGAACTCGCTGAATTGCTCTAGATCCGCCTCGGGTGTTAGTCTGTTTTAGTTCTTAGCCACATGGGCTCATCAAACCAATGGATTAACAGCTTATCATCCTTGGCATATTTCCTGCTGGCTAGATTGTCCATAACAGAGAAAAGATGTACAAGTTTGCGTTTGGAGATGTTGTGTCACAACTTTAAGATGTTGAATTGTGTGAATTCTCTATCTAAAAGTTTAAACAGTTAGAGCTTAGACACTCAGTAATATGTTATATCAATTTTCAACATGTCACTTCACATGCTAGTGGTCAAGCACGTGGAAATTCTCCGACAATAGGTCGTGGTAAGAATCGAATTTGCAGCTATATATACACTCAGAATACTTTAAAAAGTGTAATATTCTCCTCAAATGCAGGAAGAGGGAGCAAATATTACTGTCAATTCAGTGCATCCAGGTCTAATAATGACAAACCTCATGAGACATTCTGCTCTTTCGATGAGTATGTATTGTATATTAACCTCTCACAAAAGATTACCTCTACTACATGCATTTTTCAGGAACTTTACTTGTATTTTCTTTGACAGAAATCTTTAGGGCTTTCACTTGTTTCATGTGGAAGAATGTCTCTCAGGTAAATGAATTAATTCCTGGAAAGGATTTTAACCTTTTCTGAAAATGCCTTGTCACTATAAGTTAACTGCATTATTGCATTTAAAGCTTTATAAACTGTAACACATCATCAGGACAACTGCAACTATAGGAATAAAATGCACCTATCAGCTGAATAACCACATCTGCTAATTTTTGTCTCTTTCACTTAGTTACCTCAATGTTTATGGAGAAGATTATGCTCCAAGATTAGGAACTATTGGCATTAACTAATCATGAAAATCTGTACAGACCTTTAATGGAACAATGACCTTGTACCTCAATCATAAATTAAAGAAGCACGTATATTCTGGATAGGCtacttgttgtttcttttgcttcgcctattttatttttttgactaTTGTTACTGATTCTTTTTACATGGAGTCTTCTCTTTATATGcttttcttgagtcgagggtctatcgaaaacaacctctctatcttcacaaggtaggggcCCAGACCCCACCTGTGGGACCacactggatttgttgttgtttgtttgttgttgtatCTGGATAGGTTCAAAAATTGTCTCCGTGGACCTCTGGCAAAAGAGATTTCTATGTTAAATGAGTTTAATTTTAGCATGCTATTATTTAGAAAGTAACTAACTATATTGATCATGAATGATAAACTAGAAAATAGGGGCAACAACTGTTAAGATCGGGAActcgggtagtgcggaatttagccaaacaacggtgtaataacaataacaaagacaatggaaatTGATAAcaaagcatataaagaagacacaaatttaacgtggttcggtcaaagtgacctacgtccccAAACTGAGAGGAGTAAtatcactataccaacaagagtacaaaagagagtacaaaattagagtaaacactctaattaattccaaataccccaagagaataacctcacaagatcactccaaagaaagggttcacacaagtgcttcccaacacttaactctcatacaaaacattcttaataaaaggaagaaaagaagaaacaagaaatgaatactcaagtcttgttggtgtatttgaaaTGAACTAATAgtcttcccttttataggcaaaaaagtcttggcctcttaggtgtaaaagaagagatacaacttgtacaaatgatgtccaccacataatgcaatatttttgggtcccaaagaatattgccaacaaagtctactttgcaagcatgcttatgtgagatggaatccattagccaaaatattagccataattacaaatctccacctttgGCTTAATTTTGGctaatatagtaaatttgctccaccttctccgcaaaagccccaatgggcaaaatcattcttcataaatgccaatcaagttcagccaaagcttgaacttggacactGGAAGAGGTTTCGTGAACATATCAgcaggattgtctctagtgttgatcttctgaacagAGATTTTTCCATCAGCAATGGTTTCCCGGATAAAATGGTACTTGATATCAATAtgcttcgtcctctcatgatacatttgGTATTTAGTCAAGTGAAgggcactttgactatcacaaaaaatgatAATACCACCTTGGTGTAAACTGAGTTCAGCAAAGAGACCCTTCAACCATAAGGCTTCTTTGATAGCctcggtcactgccatatattctgctttggtagtagataaagctactatatgttgtaatgtagctttccaaCTGATAGAGCAACCACCAATGCAAAATATGTAGCCTGTtagtgatcttcttttgtcaaaatcacctgcataatctgattctacaaaaccaaccaaagtatTAGTATTTCTCCCGAACTCCGAAcatgtgtttgaagtacctcgcaagtatctgagaatccatttcacagcttgccaatgtgctttaccaggGCAAGCCATATATCGGCTTACCACGCTCACTGCTTGTGAAATGTCCGGACATGTACAAACTattgcatacataatactacCGACTGCACTTAAGGTACCTGTGCCATatacctctcttcttcctctaACTGCGGTGACTGAgcagctgataacttaaaatgagcagcaaaAGAGGTACTTACTGGTTTAacatctttcatgccaaacctctccaagactttctccaagtacttcttctaGGTCAGGAATAGCCTGTTGGCTCctcgatctcttttgatctccatgccaaggattttcttagctgctcccaaacctttcatctcaaattcacttttcaaCTGTCTTTTCAAATCGTGAATTCATGTCaaatccttagcagcaatgagcatgtcatcaacatataataataggtacacaaatgaaccatcatttaactttcggaagtaaacacaactatcatacatgctccttgaataaccatgacccaacataaatgaatcaaaccttttataccattgtcttggagactgctttaatccgtacaaggatttcttTAACAAGCAAACgtgattttcttttccttcaatttcaaatccttcgggttgatgcatgtatattttttcctcaagttcgccatgtaagaaagctgtcttaacatcaagctgttctaattccaaatcatgcATGGCAACTAAGGCAAGCAAAACACGAATAAAGCTATGTttaacaacaggtgagaaaatatcattaaaatcaactccttgtacctgactatatcactttgcaactaatcgtgccttatacctcgcattttcaacccctggaatgccatttttttcttgaagacccatttgcaaccaacaattcttttttCTGATGGAggcttcacaagagaccaagtaccattcttgtggagagactcaatttcttcattcattgctaTCAACCACTTGGTTGAATCAGCACCAGAAACTacttctgaatattttgatggttctccaatttcttcagtttcctgtgcaactgaaaaagtaaatgcaacataatctccaaaccttaatggttgtttactttctcttcttggtctatgtttggctatagaatactcctcttcttcCGATTCAACTTCTGGAGTCTCAATTTCAGAAATTTCAGCTTCTGGctcaacttcaggagtttcaactgtattttgctccaaagttgatgaACTTGGCTCAGAAAGATTGTCAATCTCAACCTCCACCTGCTTTTCTGTACTCTTCCCTTTATCtgtattacaagaactagaagactcttttctagaatgtaacatagaggatttatcaaaggttacatctctgctaattatGAATTTTGGTGCTATGGGATAaggataccatagtcggtatcctttcaccccatatgcatacccaaggaaaatgcactttttagccattggctctaattttccatcatttacatgcatgtatgcagggcaaccaaatatctttaaatcagaataattagcaTGAGTATCTGACCACATTTcctctggagtcttaaagttcaaGGATGCAGAAGGAGCAcggttgacaatataacaagctgtagagataacttctgcccaaaaggcatttgtcaacccagcatttgaaatcatgcaacgagccctttccaaaagagttctattcatcctttctgccacaccattttgctgaggtgtcattctcacagtacgGTGTTGAGCAATTTCTTCATTCTTGCAGAattcgttgaattcatcattacaaaatttcaagccattatctgttctaagccgcttaacatgttttcctgtttgcttctcaatcaaaactttccattgtttgaaatttaagaaaatatcacttttatttttcagaaaataaacccaaactttccttgaataatcatcaatgaaagttaatATATACCTGACACCACATTTTGATGGGGTacgtgaaggaccccaaagatctgaatgaatgtaatctaaagtaccttttgttttatgaattgctggagatttgaagctgactCTTTTCTGCTTCCCGAACACACAATGTTCATAGAACTCCATATTTCCGGTACTTTGGCCACACAATAGACCTCTTTTGTTGAGGATGGAAAGACcctttttcactcatatgcccccccaatcgcatatgccacaatttggtgctgtcagaatctgatttatctgatGTTGAAACTGCAGCAACAcctgtaacagtagatcccaatagagtatacaacgtaccagatctgcgtgctttcatgatcacaaaagcaccatgagaaacttttaaaactccaccttcacctatgtacttgcacccaagagattctagagtgcccaaagagatgagatttttcttcaagtcaggaacatgtctaacgTCGATCAAAGTTCTCACCGCACCAtcatgcattttgattcggactgtacctttACCAATAACATTGCAGGCAacattgttgcccatcaagacaactccatctttaatagattcatatgtggtaaacaAATCCcgattgggacacatatgataagaacaacccgaatctaaaatccactcattgttagatttaaaactattattagttgctaaaaaaatagtttcctcagtctcatcagcaactacacttgcttcggcagtgtcagtattcttatgctcatttttcttttctgtatgtttttctttgtttttcaatttaaagcatttagaaataatgtgacctttcttatggcagtatttgcacatgacatttctgtatctggattttgatgttgatttaggtctttcactacttgaatctttcttattggatctacctcttacAAACAAGCATTCCCCTTGGTTCCCAGTTCCCACTAGTTTCCCCAATAATATCTCTATcaatttgttcttttgatttcaaaatagatttgatatctttataagagatattatcctttccataaagcatagtatctcttatatgcttaaatgACTGGGGTAAAGAAACAAGCAATAAtacggcttgatcctcatctttaatttcagcatctatgttacttaaatccataagaagagaatcaaaagtatcaagatgtgtaagtatagaggtgtaccttcagccatacgaaaagtgtagagtttttgctttaggtaaagccTGTTTTCTACCGTCCTTTTCATATACAGGGTTTTTAGTTTTtcccatatgcctttggctgagctttctgctgcaacttcacgcaaaatctcatttgagagatttaaaataatacctgcttttgcctttttgtctatgacggcaaactTCTCGTCCGTCATTTTTCCGGCTTTTTCTCCTTTCCTTGTAGTGTCAactctaagccatcctgaattaggatagcttccatctttaattgtctcattccgaagtttgcacttcaGTCAAATTTCTCAACGTAAGTCTATGTTAGAGTCATTTTAGCTAtttaaactaacccggttagatccggctctgataccaatttgttaggatcggaaactcaggtagtgcggaatttagccaaacaacggtgtaatgacaataacaaagataatggaAATTGATAACAAcggcaattaaagcatataaagaagacacaaatttaacgtgattcggtcaaagtgacctacgtccacaagcggaaaGGAGTAAtatcactataccaacaagagtacaaaagagagtacaaaattagagtaaacgctctaattaattccaaataccccaagagaataacctcacaagatcactccaaagaaagggttcacacaagtgcttcccaacacttaactctcatacaaaacactcttaataaaaggaagaaaagaagaaacaagaaatgaataCTCAAGTCTGGTTGGTGTATTTGAAATGAACTAATAGTCTTCCcctttataggcaaaaaagtcttggcctcttaggtgtaaaagaagagatacaacttgtacaaatgatgtccaccacataatgcaatatttttgggttccaaagaatattgccaacaaagtctactttgcaagcatgcttatgtgagatggaatccattagccaaaatattaaccataattacaaatctccaccttggtctAATTTTGGCTAATATAGTAAATTTGATCCACCTTCTCCTGAAAAGCTccaatgggcaaaatcattcttcataaatgccaatcaagttcagccaaagcttgaacttggacaTTGGAAGAGGTTTCGTGAACATGTTAgcaggattgtctctagtgttgatcttctgaacagAGATTTTTCCATCAGCAATAGTTTCCCGGATAAAATGGTACTTGATATCAATATGTttcgtcctctcatgatacatttgGTATTTAGTCAAGTGAAgggcactttgactatcacaaaaaatgataataataccTTGGTGTAAACTGAGTTCAGCAAAGAGACCCTTCAACCATAAGGCTTCTTTGATAGCctcggtcactgccatatattctgTCCTACTACAATGGCCACTGATTGTGTAAAAAGAATTTGCACTATCAACGTATGTAAGTTAAATCCATGTTAAATTTATCTGGACATATATGTGGACCTTTAATGCCAGGTAACGTAAATTGTTCTCCAGAAAATTAAGGCATTAAGATATCATATCTTTAGGTAATTAAGTTAAGATCCAATACGAATGAACTGTCTGTGCAATCTTACTTCAATAATATGTAGACTGTCATTAGATTTTTGACGAAGAAAATACATATTGGGATTGACAATGATTCTATTTGACAGGGAGCAGCTACAACATGCTATGCTGCCCTCCATCCAAGTCTAAAAGGCGTCACTGGAAAGTATTTCGTTGACTGCAATGAGCATGAGCCAAGCAAGCTAGCACAAGACGAAGCTTTAGCTCGAAACCTTTGGGATGTCAGTAACAACTTGATCAATGCAGCTTTAAAGAGTTGATAATTCCTGAGAAAGCCTGGAAAGAAATCGTATTTCCTTCATATTTAGTGAAACTGTTATAGAAGTTTGTTTGAGTTAGCTTTTCTAGTTTTGTTTATAATCAGAGGCCTTATCTCTATGGTTAAAATCTAAATGAAgtgcttttttcttttctcttggtTATCAGCTACTGTAAATGAGACTGCAATGTCTACTATGTTCAAGTTTTACAGTAGGCAAATTGAAATAGTGATTAACCTATATGACTTCATCATTAACAAAAGATTTTGTAGACCAAAATTTCCTAGCGTGAGATGTGATCTACTTTCATATTTTTTGCAACTTCTAGGTGATTTGACTGATTGCTATGTTTGTCACGTAAAATAACGTTAAGAATATAATTCGTATTTCCATATAATGTAGCGGTTAAATTATTTCTTCTATGTAATTTGGCGGGAAGAGAATGTACTAAGAGAGAAATAAGAAGGTGAACCTTATTTCTTTGTTGCATGTGTATCATGGCATGGCAAAGGCGCTGTTGATGGATATGCCAAAGATATCCGGACTCTAAAACGGGTACTTTGTAGAGTTTTCATGTTTTCAAGTGGATGAGAGGAGTAAACAAAAGTGTCAATCAATTGTCTCAATGGGTAGGAATCTACTCTTTTTATCATTGGAATTCTTTTTTCCTTGTCACAATTCTGAAATAAGATAAGGTTTATGGATTTAACTACAACGTCGAACAAAATGCCTAGGAGTTATTTAGGTAGTCTTTAGAAGCATAAGAGAAAATTGGGGGAACATTTAGAAATCTTAACAGAGATATGACATGTAAAGTTGCAAGCCAATTTCCTTCTACAAAGTGTTGAGAGTGATTACTCCATTTTTCCATTTACTAACAAACATCTCATACAAAAACTAAGCAATGCCTGCCCAGTTTTAGAGCCCTACTAGTACATACCCATTAGAACTTGCAATATCACACAACAGATATGAATAAGCACTTGAGTTTTCCTTAATACATTGATAACATTGTTAATGTTAACTTCGCAATAACTTGGTGGAGTATGACAACCAAAAACAGCAGATTAGACTCCTCACAACCCTGCATGCAAAGGAGGCACTTCAAGCATCAAGTTCCTCCGACTTGTCTCTTCCATGAATCCTCAACAATCAATTCATCAACTCCCCAATCTTCATAACTGATACAATACCAAGAAAAGATAATTAAACTCAAGTAGGAAGAGGATGAGGCAATAAATGGTAAAGAAATAAAAACAGATGCTTAAAGACAAAGGAAGCCTTGCCTTCCATCAGGCAGGTAACGGCGAATTGTGAATGGTATCTTCCTCTCTCGGAGCTCCTTCATTGCAATCTTTTAACATAAATAAACATTAACAGAAAGACATTAGGCAATCTAGAAACTTCACCAAATAGACATTGTTTGCATGAATCTCAatgaagatttaaaaaaaaaaaaaaaaaaaaaaaaagaggctgACCTCGAGTGGATCAGTTTCCCCCTCCAACTCAACCATCACAGGAGCATTCATGCTGCTCAAGGAAAAAGGAATTcaccaaattataaaaattgcATTTGGCTTCACAAGTTTTCAAACTTTAAAATACGAACTTGGCAATAATGCAAAATTGGGAAAACACAAAATGACCTGATCTGGAGTGCACGAGTGCCCAGGATTCTAGCACGTTCATATTTTGTCATATACTTCGACGTCTTCCGAGGTCGCTCCACAGGCTCTTGCTCTGTTTTCTCCTCACCTTCACCCAATAGGGGGTCTGGTATGTCCTCATTGTTGCCATTATCTTCTTCAATCTCTGCTCCTTCCTGTCGGTTATTCCAAATAATGCAATATGCTTCATTAAGCACAAATGAAAAAAATTACATACCTATAATAACGAGTACAAGGAGGAGAAATCATCTTACATCAGGCTCAGGTTCTATTGGCTCGTCCACGTATCTGCACAAATGTAGACAGATAAATGCCTAATAGGTAAAATACCCAAATGACCTTTACCAGAATCCAACATTATTCATCTTCACAACCACCAAATcagaaaacaaaaaacaaatacaCCAGTAACAAATGGTTTAACCACAAAAATAGCTGTCCTTGCTGGACTTACAAAAAGGTCAATTGCCCTATCAATGCATATGGTAGGGATCTGTCCGGGAGAAGCTAGAACATGAACAGTAGAAAACTCCACAGCTTGTGTTAGCATGCACTATATATAGCAATATCCATGCAGAAGGTTtgctgcaattttttttttattttttttttggaaatatcAATTGTATAAATTCTTTCAAAATATTTCCACTGTATTAATACAAAGCATTTCTTGAGCAGAATAGGACACTTCTGTGAACATCATGACCTTAACCTCCAGCACTGCTGGTTGTCCATCCCCATTACCATTCATGTGAAAGTACTCTAGAATGCAGCTAGTTAAGCGACTTTATGCAAACATTTTTTCAAAATCATTGATCGACAAAATAGTATATTACCTTAAATGAACTAATCAGCTAAATTTCAAAATAATCTCAATCCGGCACAAATGATCCATTAAAAGCAGCAATCAAGAAAAGTTACACTCAGTGGTACtgtcgtagagccgttatagggGAGCCTCTGTCTACCTAATTCTATAAGGGTATCCTGCCACCTTATCCAACAAGGTCCTTTTAAGAATAGACTCTCTGAACAATACACAGATACTTGTCATTGAATAGTGTGAATCgcctcatctaaaagcttaaactTCAGAGGTGACATttctatttgtttttgtttttttatctgCATACGTTCCTGACATGTGGGTCTAAAATTTTTCCTTTCGGGCCATGcatgagaaaatatttttcttgatgTCTCGCAATAAGACTCAAAGCGAAGACTTCTTTCAGCTCTTGTGTGAAGAGTGAACCACCTCATCTAAAAGTTAAACTCTGAAAGTCAAATCACCTTAAAGCTTAAGCAGTTAACAAAGGGGgcacctttatttgtttactttaatTCTGCAAAACTTGCCATGCGAAATCAAGAACATGAGAGGAAGAAAAAAACAAGACTTCAGATTCTCGAATGCTTATAAGAACTTTACAATATCAACTAGGACCAAAATGGCTATATCCATTTGTGCCAATTTCAGCTGAACAGACCTCGATATAGACTTCAAGACCTACCCAAAAGAATTGTaatgtaaaattccaaaaaaaaaaaaagaactttaaAATCCTAAAACGTCGAAAACCAAATTCATAAACCCTAAAACAAGTTAAACAACCCCTACATTAAAACACAAATACTAAACAAAACACCAGACAACCCTAAAGGTTAAGACACGAAATTAGAAGCCCTAAACCCTAAATTAAGTTAATATTCACTGGTAATCAGTCAAATATACCAAAAAGGAAGAATCTTTCAACTGACATAACAGAGATAGTAAAAAAGAAGCGATAAAATTGTATTACGCATAATAAGCCAAATAAGCATAAAATATGTTGAgtaaaataaaaggaaga includes these proteins:
- the LOC107793878 gene encoding short-chain dehydrogenase TIC 32 B, chloroplastic; amino-acid sequence: MLKLITGRPGSSGFGSASTAEQVTDGIDGSNLTAIVTGGASGIGLETARVLALRNVHVIIAARNMEAANEAKQRILKDNNAARVDIEKLDLSSIRSVKAFADKFKALNLPLNILINNAGIMFCPFQLSEDGIEMQFATNHIGHFYLTNLLIDKMKETSKATGIQGRIVNLSSLLHQYPYEEGIQFNKISDKSSYQERLAYGQSKLANLLHSNELSRRLQEEGANITVNSVHPGLIMTNLMRHSALSMKIFRAFTCFMWKNVSQGAATTCYAALHPSLKGVTGKYFVDCNEHEPSKLAQDEALARNLWDVSNNLINAALKS
- the LOC107793869 gene encoding DNA-directed RNA polymerases II and V subunit 6B, producing MADDDYDMDGGYVDEPIEPEPDEGAEIEEDNGNNEDIPDPLLGEGEEKTEQEPVERPRKTSKYMTKYERARILGTRALQISMNAPVMVELEGETDPLEIAMKELRERKIPFTIRRYLPDGSYEDWGVDELIVEDSWKRQVGGT